One part of the Entelurus aequoreus isolate RoL-2023_Sb linkage group LG05, RoL_Eaeq_v1.1, whole genome shotgun sequence genome encodes these proteins:
- the LOC133650073 gene encoding mucin-2-like: MSIKTLNVRNFLLLKPCKLCTFCRSTRHTTCHTNSHVTCRTNSHITCRTNSHTTQRATRGTLFRTTRLTLSRTTSHTTCHITHLTLCSTTRHTTTTCRTLCRTTHCATRHTTHGTLRRTTCHTTRLTLCSTTRHTTTTCRTLCRTSHRGTLCHATRHTTCRTTRHTTRGTLCCTTCHTTRLTLCRTTRGTLCRTTRGTHCRTTHHTTHLTLSRTTRGTLSPTTRGTLSRTTRGTLSRTTRGTLCRTTRHTTHFTLCYTTGGTLSCTTCGTLCRTTRHTTHFTLCRTTRHTTHFTLSRTTRGTLCRTTRGTLSRTTRGTLCRTTRGTLCRTTRATLSRTTRGTLCRTTRGTLCRTTRHSTHFTLCRTTRGTLSRTTRGTLYRTTPLSPPVVPPVIPPVVPPVAPSVVPPVAPSVAPPVTPHISPSVVPPVAPSVIPPVTPTHFTLCPTTRGTLCRTTRLTTCRTTCHTTRLTLCHTTRRTSSSSI, encoded by the coding sequence ATGTCAATCAAGACTTTGAATGTGAGGAACTTCTTGTTGCTCAAACCCTGCAAGCTATGCACCTTCTGTCGTTCCACCCGTCACACCACCTGTCACACCAACAGTCACGTCACCTGTCGTACCAACAGTCACATCACCTGTCGTACCAACAGTCACACCACCCAACGCGCCACCCGTGGCACCCTCTTTCGTACCACCCGTCTCACCCTCAGTCGTACCACCAGtcacaccacctgtcacatcacccatCTCACCCTCTGTAGTACCACCCGTcacaccaccaccacctgtcgcACCCTGTGTCGTACCACCCATTGCGCCACCCGTCACACCACCCATGGCACCCTCCGTCGTACCACCTGTCACACCACCCGTCTCACCCTCTGTAGTACCACCCGTcacaccaccaccacctgtcgcACCCTGTGTCGTACCAGCCATCGTGGCACCCTCTGTCATGCCACCCGTCACACCACCTGTCGTACCACCCGTCACACCACCCGTGGCACCCTCTGTTGTACCACCTGTCACACCACCCGTCTCACCCTCTGTCGTACCACCCGTGGCACCCTTTGTCGTACCACCCGTGGCACCCACTGTCGTACCACCCATCACACCACCCATCTCACCCTCAGTCGTACCACCCGTGGCACCCTCAGTCCTACCACCCGTGGCACCCTCAGTCGTACCACCCGTGGCACCCTCAGTCGTACCACCCGTGGCACCCTCTGTCGTACCACCCGTCACACCACCCATTTCACCCTCTGTTATACCACCGGTGGCACCCTCAGTTGTACCACCTGTGGCACCCTCTGTCGTACCACCCGTCACACCACCCATTTCACCCTCTGTCGTACCACCCGTCACACCACCCATTTCACCCTCAGTCGTACCACCCGTGGCACCCTCTGTCGTACCACCCGTGGCACTCTCAGTCGTACCACCCGTGGCACCCTCTGTCGTACCACCCGTGGCACCCTCTGTCGTACCACCCGTGCCACCCTCAGTCGTACCACCCGTGGCACCCTCTGTCGTACCACCCGTGGCACCCTCTGTCGTACCACCCGTCACTCCACCCATTTCACCCTCTGTCGTACCACCCGTGGCACCCTCAGTCGTACCACTCGTGGCACCCTCTATCGTACCACACCCCTCTCACCACCTGTCGTACCACCTGTCATACCACCTGTCGTACCACCCGTGGCACCCTCTGTCGTACCACCCGTGGCACCCTCTGTCGCACCACCCGTCACACCACACATTTCACCCTCTGTCGTACCACCCGTGGCACCCTCAGTCATACCACCCGTCACACCCACCCATTTCACCCTCTGTCCTACCACCCGTGGCACCCTCTGTCGTACCACCCGTCTCACCACCTGTCGTACCACCTGCCACACCACCCGTCTCACCCTCTGTCACACCACCCGTCGTACTTCCTCCTCCTCCATTTAG